In Labrus bergylta chromosome 11, fLabBer1.1, whole genome shotgun sequence, one genomic interval encodes:
- the pipox gene encoding peroxisomal sarcosine oxidase isoform X2, whose protein sequence is MSAEAVYDCIVIGAGVQGSFTAYQLAKKGKKTLLLEQFVLPHTRGSSHGQTRIIRKAYDEDFYAHMLDECYELWAQLEKEAGVRLYRQTGLLVIGPENSRYYELVKTTLKKNKVPMVVLTRDNFSQHIPHVILDEGHGAVVEVPAGILYADRALKTAQGQFQKLGGVIRDKEMVTDIKPGPVVTVVTSSGAYQAKSVVITAGPWANRLLAHTGLELPLEVAKINVCYWKEKVPGSYDIEKRFPCFIQTECKESKEHIYGLPSNEYPGLMKICYHAGSVVDPDHRDQQTDRSDIDILQRYVARCLPGLEPKPAVVESCLYTVTASSLDQSLASS, encoded by the exons ATGTCTGCGGAGGCGGTGTATGACTGCATAGTGATCGGGGCCGGGGTGCAGGGCTCGTTCACGGCCTACCAGCTGGCCAAGAAGGGCAAGAAGACCCTGCTGCTGGAGCAG TTCGTGCTGCCCCACACCCGGGGCAGCTCCCATGGCCAGACCCGCATCATTCGCAAAGCCTATGACGAGGACTTCTACGCCCACATGCTGGACGAGTGCTACGAGCTGTGGGCTCAGCTGGAGAAGGAGGCGGGCGTCAGACTGTATAG ACAAACAGGTCTCCTGGTGATAGGACCAGAGAACAGTCGATATTATGAACTGGTGAAGACCACCCTGAAGAAGAACAAGGTTCCCATGGTGGTCCTGACCAGGGACAACTTCAGCCAGCACATCCCCCACGTCATCCTGGATGAGGGTCACGGAGCGGTGGTGGAAGTGCCTGCTGGAATTCTGTATGCTGACCGTGCACTCAAGActgcacag GGGCAGTTTCAGAAGTTGGGTGGGGTCATAAGAGATAAGGAGATGGTGACGGACATCAAGCCTGGTCCCGTGGTAACCGTTGttacctcctctggtgcttatCAAGCTAAGAGTGTGGTGATCACTGCTGGACCCTGGGCTAACAGACTGCTGGCCCACACTGGCTTGGAGCTGCCACTAGAG GTTGCAAAGATCAACGTGTGCTACTGGAAGGAAAAGGTTCCCGGGTCGTACGACATAGAGAAGCGTTTCCCCTGCTTCATACAGACGGAGTGTAAGGAGTCTAAGGAGCACATCTACGGCCTCCCGTCCAACGAGTACCCCGGCTTGATGAAG ATCTGCTACCATGCAGGCAGCGTGGTAGACCCGGACCACAGAGACCAGCAGACAGACCGGTCTGACATCGACATCCTGCAGCGCTACGTCGCCCGCTGTCTACCCGGCCTGGAGCCCAAACCTGCTGTGGTGGAGAGCTGCCTGTACACA